The following proteins are co-located in the Sporolactobacillus pectinivorans genome:
- a CDS encoding beta-class carbonic anhydrase, with protein MSQLEEILAFNKKFVENEAYVPFETSGHPAKKMTIVTCMDCRLIELLPRALNIKNGDAIMIKCAGGMIEDPYSSTMKSILVSLYELGSQAVYVIGHTDCGMYGLDAKNMIEDIKKYGIDDQAFAAVRNQGVSPEKWLNGFHSVDEQVKNSIAVVKNHPFFPGGTPVYGLVIDPKTGELRLVQ; from the coding sequence TTGTCACAGCTGGAAGAAATTTTAGCTTTTAATAAAAAGTTTGTGGAAAATGAAGCCTATGTGCCATTTGAAACCTCAGGTCACCCGGCAAAAAAAATGACGATTGTCACCTGTATGGATTGCCGGTTGATTGAACTGCTTCCGCGGGCGTTAAATATTAAGAATGGCGATGCGATTATGATTAAGTGTGCGGGAGGCATGATTGAGGATCCTTACAGCAGCACGATGAAAAGCATACTGGTTTCTTTGTACGAGCTAGGCTCGCAAGCCGTTTATGTAATCGGCCATACGGATTGCGGTATGTATGGTCTCGATGCAAAGAATATGATCGAAGACATAAAGAAATACGGAATCGATGACCAGGCTTTTGCAGCCGTGCGTAATCAGGGAGTCAGTCCGGAAAAATGGCTGAACGGCTTTCATTCGGTTGATGAGCAGGTGAAAAACAGTATCGCGGTTGTAAAAAACCATCCGTTTTTTCCGGGTGGAACGCCGGTTTATGGACTGGTCATCGATCCGAAAACCGGTGAGCTGAGACTGGTGCAATAA
- a CDS encoding DeoR/GlpR family DNA-binding transcription regulator → MIIIFQEERLVLILEHLKVTRTMSVGEICNLYHVSRDTARRDIVKLVEQGAATRTHGGIALPDLQNTILAYRDRMQNYSGEKMRIGARTLPLLNPRGEYFLNASTTVSCMAKQLSDEMTVYTHSLDTAEVLAEHATIEVFLLGGILNTANRYFFDMKSVNQLEAIRFDGAFLGVAGIAADGFYYDDRDDAYMNGTAASRSGQTVVLADHLKFSKKSRYKGLDWSDVDIVITDAEVPAAFLALARSKDTEIIVAEKPLHSDSSAYKEGE, encoded by the coding sequence ATGATCATTATTTTTCAAGAAGAAAGACTTGTGCTGATTCTCGAACATCTGAAAGTGACACGGACCATGTCTGTCGGAGAAATCTGTAATTTGTATCATGTATCCCGCGACACCGCCAGAAGGGATATCGTCAAGCTGGTTGAGCAAGGCGCGGCTACCCGGACACATGGCGGGATTGCGCTGCCGGACTTGCAGAACACAATTCTCGCCTATCGCGACCGGATGCAGAATTATTCCGGCGAAAAGATGCGGATCGGGGCAAGAACGCTGCCGCTGCTGAATCCCAGGGGCGAGTATTTTCTTAATGCTTCAACAACAGTCTCCTGCATGGCAAAACAGTTAAGTGATGAAATGACTGTGTATACGCACTCACTCGATACGGCTGAAGTGCTGGCGGAGCATGCAACAATTGAGGTTTTTCTGCTCGGTGGGATTCTGAACACCGCAAACCGGTATTTCTTTGATATGAAAAGCGTGAATCAGCTTGAAGCGATCCGCTTCGACGGTGCTTTTCTCGGCGTTGCGGGTATCGCGGCAGACGGATTCTATTATGATGACAGAGACGATGCGTATATGAACGGAACAGCCGCTTCCAGATCCGGGCAGACAGTTGTTCTTGCGGATCATCTGAAGTTCTCGAAGAAAAGCCGCTATAAGGGGCTTGACTGGAGCGATGTCGACATTGTCATTACTGATGCAGAAGTTCCAGCAGCATTCCTGGCTTTAGCACGGTCGAAAGATACGGAGATAATCGTTGCGGAAAAACCGTTGCACTCAGACAGCAGCGCATACAAAGAAGGGGAGTAG
- a CDS encoding type 1 glutamine amidotransferase: MHIHYFQHVPFEQPGMIRDWAKARHHQMDGTLFYEKGFRVPDIDRIDMLVIMGGPMNVYEEDKYPWLSEEKKLIKEALNLEIPILGICLGSQLLADRLGAKIFPGRQKEIGWFPVSFKADAHSPFRTFPDRLDVLHWHGDTFDLPDGAARMASTAACPNQAFIFENRVIGLQFHLEMAEDNIESVIRHSQSEFVDGPYIQKPENITGRAEKINVNRILLFQFLDEWMTSLPGVIR; this comes from the coding sequence ATGCACATTCATTATTTTCAGCATGTTCCGTTCGAACAGCCGGGTATGATTCGTGATTGGGCGAAAGCACGGCATCATCAGATGGACGGCACACTTTTTTATGAAAAAGGGTTCAGGGTTCCGGACATTGACCGGATTGATATGCTGGTCATTATGGGCGGCCCGATGAATGTTTATGAAGAGGATAAGTATCCCTGGCTGAGTGAAGAAAAAAAGCTGATTAAAGAAGCGCTGAATCTGGAAATCCCTATTCTGGGAATCTGTCTGGGCTCACAGTTGTTGGCTGATCGTCTGGGCGCTAAAATTTTTCCGGGCAGACAAAAAGAGATCGGATGGTTCCCGGTCTCGTTCAAAGCTGATGCTCACAGCCCCTTTCGTACTTTTCCGGATCGGCTTGATGTTCTTCACTGGCATGGCGATACATTTGATTTGCCTGACGGAGCAGCACGGATGGCGTCGACCGCAGCATGCCCGAATCAGGCTTTTATCTTTGAAAACCGAGTGATAGGGCTTCAGTTTCATCTGGAAATGGCTGAAGATAACATAGAGAGCGTGATTCGCCATTCGCAAAGTGAATTTGTGGATGGCCCTTATATCCAGAAACCTGAAAACATAACGGGCAGAGCTGAAAAAATAAATGTCAATCGAATCCTGTTGTTTCAATTTCTTGATGAATGGATGACATCACTGCCCGGCGTGATTCGGTGA
- the nagZ gene encoding beta-N-acetylhexosaminidase, which yields MTAQIMDLLHNLGQLMVFGFYGKQMTPEIKKFIDEDKLGNIILFSRNLDHPDQIRNLTHELQTEAKKAGHKHPLLICTDQENGAVRRLGEGATEFPGSMLIGATHSVKNAYEIAKRTADELKSVGINWNLAPVVDVNNNSQNPVICTRSFGEDPAEVAEMGQAFMQGMQEEGIIPTLKHFPGHGDTGIDSHLDLPVIPHDLPRLEEVELVPFKQCIEAGADVIMSAHIYFPAIEKQYGLPATLSKKVLTGLLREKLHYQGVITTDCLEMKAIDDRFGTAHGAVMAFQAGTDLVVVSHTFAKQQQTFEAVGRAVKAGNINAQSIRMSMERMDRLKGKYLDWDSALEQEIISVETGEEHRLAAEHIYREGITLVKNVGHVLPLSGSENSKVLFIYSKKITFSQAEDHENQLPLLKSIVKSVHPSADVVMIEDPSIDSFLKKAISGQENYQAVVVLTVSVTKGSKLIEVIERLKQNCDTPIVIIAGKSPYDARLLPETDGYVCTYDLNLTSLSIVIRSLFGLEAVSGTLPVSL from the coding sequence ATGACGGCCCAAATCATGGATTTACTCCATAATCTCGGACAACTGATGGTTTTCGGATTTTATGGTAAACAGATGACGCCTGAAATAAAAAAATTCATTGATGAAGACAAACTGGGTAATATTATTCTCTTCTCCAGAAATCTGGATCACCCTGACCAGATTCGAAATCTGACGCATGAATTGCAGACTGAGGCCAAGAAAGCAGGACATAAACATCCATTGCTGATCTGTACGGATCAGGAAAACGGAGCAGTGCGACGGCTCGGGGAAGGAGCGACAGAATTTCCGGGTTCAATGTTGATCGGTGCCACACATTCAGTAAAAAATGCTTATGAAATCGCAAAAAGGACTGCGGATGAACTGAAGAGCGTCGGGATCAACTGGAATCTCGCCCCGGTCGTCGATGTGAATAACAATTCGCAGAATCCGGTCATCTGTACCCGTTCATTTGGAGAAGATCCGGCGGAAGTAGCGGAGATGGGTCAGGCTTTTATGCAGGGTATGCAGGAGGAAGGAATTATACCGACACTGAAGCATTTTCCCGGTCATGGAGATACCGGCATTGATTCTCATCTTGACCTTCCTGTTATTCCCCATGATTTGCCAAGACTAGAGGAAGTTGAACTTGTTCCTTTTAAACAATGCATTGAAGCCGGAGCGGATGTGATCATGAGTGCCCATATCTACTTTCCGGCCATAGAAAAGCAATACGGTTTGCCTGCTACTCTGTCAAAGAAAGTGCTGACCGGGCTTCTGCGCGAAAAACTTCATTATCAGGGAGTTATTACGACTGACTGTCTGGAGATGAAGGCGATTGACGACCGATTTGGAACGGCACATGGTGCAGTGATGGCATTCCAGGCCGGGACTGATTTGGTTGTGGTTTCGCATACTTTTGCAAAGCAGCAGCAGACTTTTGAAGCGGTCGGCCGGGCTGTCAAGGCTGGAAACATTAATGCTCAATCCATCCGGATGTCGATGGAAAGGATGGATCGGCTCAAAGGAAAATATCTGGACTGGGATTCCGCACTGGAACAGGAGATCATTTCGGTCGAAACAGGTGAAGAACACCGCCTGGCGGCTGAGCATATTTACAGGGAAGGAATTACACTTGTTAAGAATGTCGGTCATGTTCTTCCTTTGTCAGGCAGCGAAAATTCAAAAGTACTCTTTATTTACAGTAAAAAAATTACTTTTTCGCAAGCTGAAGATCATGAAAACCAGTTGCCACTTTTGAAATCAATCGTGAAGTCTGTCCATCCTTCAGCAGATGTGGTGATGATAGAGGATCCTTCGATTGATTCATTTTTAAAAAAAGCTATCTCCGGTCAGGAAAATTATCAGGCGGTCGTTGTGTTAACTGTGTCGGTTACGAAGGGGAGTAAGCTGATAGAGGTTATCGAGCGGTTGAAACAAAATTGCGACACACCGATTGTGATTATCGCAGGGAAAAGTCCGTATGATGCCCGTTTACTACCGGAGACAGACGGCTATGTCTGTACTTACGATCTTAATTTAACTTCCTTGAGTATAGTCATAAGATCACTTTTCGGTTTAGAAGCAGTGAGCGGGACACTGCCTGTAAGTTTGTGA
- a CDS encoding cold-shock protein — translation MKTGTVKWFNADKGFGFIEVEGENDVFVHFSAIQGDGFKTLDEGQAVEFEVVEGNRGPQAANVTKL, via the coding sequence TTGAAGACAGGTACAGTAAAATGGTTTAATGCAGACAAGGGTTTCGGTTTCATTGAAGTTGAAGGCGAAAATGACGTATTCGTTCATTTCAGCGCTATTCAGGGCGATGGCTTCAAGACACTTGACGAAGGTCAGGCTGTTGAATTTGAAGTTGTTGAAGGAAACCGCGGACCGCAGGCAGCTAACGTTACGAAGCTGTGA
- the pflA gene encoding pyruvate formate-lyase-activating protein, whose protein sequence is MVLGNIHSVESFGTVDGPGIRFVVFVQGCPLRCRYCHNVDTRAIGIGKEMSAEQIVSELKDYLPFIQSSGGGITVSGGEPLLQIPFLIELFQACKQIGVHTAIDTSGGCYVDSPHFHQMFDELAKYTDLVLLDLKEIDPDKHKWLTGVPNKNILAFARYLSEKRIPMWIRHVLVPGITDSESDLIGLGEFISTLDNVERVEILPYHKLGVYKWENMGLDYTLEGVEPPSNNDVMRAYKLLQQNVGKDLVVMPE, encoded by the coding sequence ATGGTTTTGGGAAATATCCATTCAGTCGAATCGTTTGGAACGGTTGACGGACCCGGTATACGGTTTGTTGTGTTTGTCCAGGGCTGCCCGCTTCGCTGCAGATACTGCCATAACGTAGACACCCGCGCAATCGGTATCGGGAAAGAAATGAGTGCGGAGCAAATTGTCAGTGAATTGAAAGATTATTTGCCGTTCATCCAGTCATCCGGAGGGGGCATCACAGTCAGCGGAGGAGAGCCGCTGCTTCAGATTCCTTTTCTGATCGAATTGTTTCAAGCATGCAAACAGATCGGTGTCCATACAGCGATTGACACATCCGGTGGCTGCTATGTCGATTCACCCCATTTTCATCAAATGTTCGATGAACTGGCAAAATATACCGATCTTGTTCTTCTGGATCTTAAAGAAATAGATCCGGATAAGCATAAGTGGCTGACCGGTGTGCCGAACAAAAACATTCTTGCCTTTGCCCGTTACCTGTCAGAAAAAAGGATACCGATGTGGATCCGCCATGTACTGGTACCCGGAATCACAGACTCAGAAAGTGATTTAATCGGGCTAGGCGAATTTATCAGTACGCTGGACAATGTCGAACGGGTGGAAATCCTTCCTTATCATAAACTGGGTGTATATAAATGGGAGAACATGGGATTGGATTATACGCTCGAAGGTGTCGAGCCCCCGTCCAACAATGATGTCATGAGAGCGTACAAACTGCTTCAACAGAATGTTGGAAAAGATCTTGTGGTAATGCCCGAATAA
- a CDS encoding exo-beta-N-acetylmuramidase NamZ domain-containing protein, whose product MIRLGIEMLLQERMDLLKGKKIGLLTNMTGLDSKMNATIDLLFRQPDIQLTVLFGPEHGIRGDGLEGSAVDSSIDPMTRLPVYSLYGKTRKPSQKMLEEIDCIVVDLQDIGVRYYTFISTLSLVMEACMDEGKEVIVLDRPNPINGLSREGNIPDTSFLSFVGLQPIPNRHGLTIGELARVFKYQFGLDCALTVVPMKGWQRSMLFSDTGLLWVQPSPNSTGENMALLYPGMCLIEGTELSEGRGTTRPFEVVGAPYIDGSDLAKKFNDLNLDGTMARPTSFVPYYSKFQGQLCRGVQIHITDSKQFHSYEAGLRLVGLIAAAYPSDFAFRDSKQKRCMFNLLSGDATIQQMVLGNDFGDFFERCESDCMSFGEQVVPYLLY is encoded by the coding sequence GTGATCCGGTTGGGGATTGAGATGCTGCTTCAGGAAAGAATGGACCTGCTGAAAGGGAAGAAAATCGGCCTTCTGACCAATATGACCGGACTTGACAGCAAGATGAATGCAACGATTGATTTACTTTTTCGGCAGCCCGATATTCAGCTGACGGTTCTCTTTGGCCCTGAACATGGAATCCGGGGAGACGGACTGGAAGGCTCTGCTGTCGATTCATCTATTGATCCAATGACACGATTGCCCGTTTACAGTCTCTATGGAAAAACCAGAAAGCCGAGTCAGAAGATGCTAGAGGAAATTGACTGCATCGTTGTCGATCTGCAGGACATTGGCGTGCGCTATTACACATTCATCTCTACTCTGAGTCTGGTTATGGAAGCCTGCATGGATGAAGGCAAAGAGGTTATTGTTCTCGACCGCCCGAATCCGATTAATGGCCTCAGCAGGGAAGGAAATATTCCGGATACATCCTTTTTATCCTTTGTCGGGCTGCAACCGATTCCCAATCGTCATGGCCTGACGATCGGCGAACTTGCGCGGGTTTTCAAGTATCAGTTCGGGCTTGACTGCGCCTTAACCGTCGTTCCTATGAAAGGGTGGCAGCGATCGATGTTATTCAGTGACACCGGACTGTTGTGGGTACAACCTTCACCCAATTCAACCGGAGAAAATATGGCTTTGCTTTATCCGGGCATGTGCCTGATCGAAGGGACGGAATTATCGGAAGGCCGAGGAACCACCCGTCCTTTCGAAGTGGTCGGCGCTCCCTATATCGACGGTTCGGATCTTGCAAAGAAATTCAATGATCTTAACTTAGATGGTACCATGGCCAGACCTACCAGCTTTGTTCCTTACTATTCAAAATTTCAAGGACAGCTCTGCCGAGGTGTACAGATACATATAACCGACAGCAAACAGTTTCATTCTTATGAAGCAGGGCTGCGTCTTGTCGGTCTGATTGCTGCCGCCTATCCTTCTGATTTTGCTTTTAGAGACAGCAAACAGAAACGATGCATGTTTAATCTCTTATCCGGAGATGCAACAATCCAGCAAATGGTTCTTGGCAACGATTTTGGAGACTTTTTTGAACGCTGCGAGTCGGACTGCATGTCTTTTGGAGAACAGGTCGTTCCTTATTTGCTCTATTAG
- a CDS encoding Cof-type HAD-IIB family hydrolase, with protein MTVKMIFSDIDGTLLTSHHRISRGTREAIQDCSKKQIPFILVSARMPGGIIPLQAELNIPDPIVCYGGALVYRKPVPGALDCPMLNIYMDPKLVFNIHSTICKRFPDICFSAYSLNEWLVPEPDNRWIVQEEAITGTPARPFKFSSSEGNMSRINKTLCMGAPAAIDSLNDYLKKENTPASIYKSKPTYLEITDQKANKAAALELLINHFHIDRDETIAFGDNFNDLEMLRFAGTGFAMGNAPDAVKSSADFITDSNDQDGIAKALKKLGIL; from the coding sequence ATGACGGTAAAAATGATTTTCAGTGATATCGATGGCACATTGCTCACTTCACACCACAGAATCAGCCGGGGAACGCGTGAAGCGATTCAGGACTGTTCAAAGAAACAAATTCCTTTCATTCTTGTTTCGGCCCGTATGCCCGGTGGTATCATTCCCCTGCAGGCAGAGCTTAATATTCCCGATCCGATTGTCTGCTACGGCGGTGCACTCGTATATCGCAAGCCTGTTCCTGGTGCGTTAGACTGCCCGATGCTCAATATTTATATGGATCCAAAACTCGTGTTCAATATTCATAGCACGATTTGTAAGCGGTTCCCGGACATTTGCTTTTCAGCTTACAGTCTTAATGAATGGCTAGTCCCCGAACCGGATAACAGATGGATTGTCCAGGAGGAAGCCATTACCGGCACCCCTGCCCGCCCTTTCAAATTCAGCAGCTCTGAAGGGAATATGTCGCGGATTAATAAAACCCTGTGCATGGGCGCTCCGGCAGCTATTGATTCACTGAATGATTATTTAAAAAAAGAAAATACGCCTGCATCCATTTATAAGTCCAAGCCCACCTACCTGGAAATCACCGATCAGAAAGCCAATAAAGCAGCGGCACTGGAATTACTGATCAATCACTTTCACATCGACCGTGACGAAACTATTGCTTTCGGCGACAATTTCAACGACCTTGAGATGTTGCGCTTTGCAGGCACAGGCTTCGCCATGGGGAACGCACCGGACGCCGTCAAATCCTCGGCGGACTTCATCACAGACTCCAATGATCAGGACGGCATTGCAAAGGCGCTTAAAAAGCTCGGCATTCTTTGA
- a CDS encoding alpha/beta-type small acid-soluble spore protein, with protein MANSNQLVVPGVQQALDQMKAEIASEFGVNLGPDTTSRANGSVGGEITKRLVAQAQSQFGGYQK; from the coding sequence ATGGCAAATTCAAATCAATTAGTTGTGCCAGGTGTACAGCAAGCGCTTGATCAGATGAAAGCAGAAATCGCCAGCGAATTTGGTGTAAATCTTGGACCGGATACGACTTCCAGAGCAAATGGTTCGGTTGGTGGAGAAATTACCAAACGTCTGGTTGCTCAGGCACAGTCTCAGTTCGGTGGCTATCAGAAATAA
- the pflB gene encoding formate C-acetyltransferase, which produces MEVIVESNKNESAWNGFVEGKWQKEIDVRDFIIRNVTSYTGNESFLAGPTKATKLLWDQVMDLSQKERENGGVLDMDTEIVSTIISHQPGYLNKDIEKIVGVQTDKPFKRALMPFGGIRMAKQACEAYGYKMSDEINKVFTDYRKTHNQGVFDAYTDEMKLARHVGIITGLPDAYGRGRIIGDYRRIALYGVDFLIEQKKIDKQNTSNKMTEEVIRLREELTEQIRALQELKTMAASYGFDISRPAENAQEAFQWLYFGYLSSVKEQNGAAMSLGRTSTFLDIYIERDLANHVLTEEQVQELVDHFVMKLRLVKFARTPDYNELFSGDPTWVTESIGGMAVDGRPLVTRNSFRFLHTLENLGPAPEPNLTVLWSKRLPEAFKKYCAEISIRTSAIQYENDDLMRVEYGDDYGIACCVSAMRIGKQMQFFGARANLAKTLLYAINGGKDEVKNVQVAPPYAAVTGDVLNYEDVMRKFDRMMDWLADLYINTLNVIHYMHDKYSYERVEMALHDTHILRTMATGIAGLSVAADSLSAIKYAKVHVLRDENGLAVGFETEGDFPKYGNNDDRVDSIAVDLVERFMTKLRKVGTYRQSVPTLSVLTITSNVVYGKKTGSTPDGRLKGEAFAPGANPMHGRDTKGALASLSSVAKLPYHDSLDGISNTFSIIPQALGKQEETRSANLIALLDGYSYKGGHHININVFNRETLMDAMDHPEKYPQLTIRVSGYAVNFIKLTREQQLEVIHRTFHKAI; this is translated from the coding sequence ATGGAAGTAATTGTAGAAAGCAACAAAAACGAATCTGCATGGAATGGATTTGTAGAAGGAAAATGGCAGAAGGAAATTGATGTCCGCGATTTTATCATCAGGAATGTAACATCCTATACTGGCAATGAATCATTTCTTGCCGGACCGACAAAGGCAACAAAACTGCTCTGGGATCAGGTTATGGATCTGTCTCAGAAAGAAAGAGAAAACGGCGGTGTACTTGACATGGACACCGAAATCGTTTCAACGATTATCTCTCACCAGCCGGGCTATCTGAATAAAGATATTGAAAAGATTGTCGGTGTACAGACTGATAAGCCTTTTAAGCGTGCGCTCATGCCGTTTGGCGGCATTCGCATGGCAAAACAGGCATGCGAAGCATATGGGTACAAAATGAGCGACGAAATCAATAAAGTTTTTACGGATTACAGAAAAACACATAACCAGGGCGTGTTTGACGCTTACACGGACGAAATGAAACTTGCCCGCCATGTCGGGATTATCACCGGTCTTCCCGATGCATACGGCCGCGGCCGGATTATCGGCGATTATCGCCGCATTGCACTGTATGGTGTTGATTTTCTCATTGAGCAGAAAAAAATCGATAAACAAAATACAAGCAATAAAATGACAGAAGAAGTTATCCGTCTGCGGGAAGAACTAACGGAACAGATCCGCGCCCTTCAGGAACTCAAAACGATGGCTGCAAGCTATGGATTCGATATTTCCAGGCCGGCGGAAAATGCGCAGGAGGCCTTCCAATGGCTGTACTTCGGCTATCTCTCTTCTGTCAAAGAGCAGAACGGGGCGGCAATGAGCCTTGGGCGCACCTCAACCTTCCTTGACATTTATATTGAAAGAGATCTGGCCAATCATGTGCTAACGGAAGAACAAGTCCAAGAACTTGTTGATCATTTTGTCATGAAGCTGCGCCTTGTAAAATTCGCGCGCACTCCGGACTACAATGAACTGTTCAGCGGCGATCCGACTTGGGTAACTGAATCAATCGGCGGTATGGCTGTTGATGGACGTCCCCTTGTGACGCGGAATTCGTTCCGTTTTCTGCATACACTCGAAAATCTCGGACCGGCTCCAGAACCAAATCTGACCGTTCTCTGGTCAAAGCGTCTCCCTGAAGCTTTCAAAAAATACTGTGCGGAGATCTCTATCCGGACGAGTGCCATTCAATATGAAAATGACGATCTGATGCGCGTAGAATATGGTGACGATTACGGCATTGCCTGCTGTGTTTCCGCAATGAGAATAGGCAAGCAAATGCAGTTCTTCGGGGCACGCGCGAACCTGGCTAAAACTTTACTGTATGCGATCAACGGAGGCAAAGACGAAGTCAAAAATGTTCAGGTTGCCCCGCCCTATGCCGCTGTAACCGGCGATGTACTCAATTATGAAGACGTGATGCGGAAATTTGACCGAATGATGGATTGGCTTGCCGATCTCTATATTAATACGCTGAATGTCATCCATTACATGCACGATAAATACAGCTATGAACGCGTGGAGATGGCCCTTCATGATACACACATTCTGCGCACGATGGCCACGGGAATTGCCGGGTTGAGTGTAGCTGCCGATTCACTCAGCGCAATCAAGTACGCTAAGGTACATGTCCTGCGCGACGAGAACGGTCTTGCCGTTGGATTTGAAACGGAAGGGGATTTCCCGAAATACGGAAATAACGATGATCGTGTGGACAGCATCGCAGTGGATCTGGTTGAACGATTCATGACGAAGCTGCGCAAAGTCGGCACATACCGCCAGTCCGTACCGACACTATCCGTTTTGACCATCACATCCAACGTAGTTTACGGCAAGAAGACGGGCAGCACTCCCGACGGACGGCTTAAAGGAGAAGCTTTTGCCCCGGGTGCCAATCCGATGCACGGTAGAGACACAAAGGGCGCGCTTGCGTCACTTTCATCGGTAGCCAAGCTGCCTTATCATGACTCTTTAGATGGCATTTCAAATACGTTCTCGATCATTCCACAGGCTCTTGGAAAACAGGAAGAAACAAGATCCGCCAACCTGATTGCGCTTCTCGACGGCTATTCCTATAAAGGGGGTCATCACATTAATATTAACGTCTTCAACCGTGAGACACTGATGGATGCTATGGATCATCCTGAGAAATATCCTCAGCTGACAATTCGGGTATCCGGTTATGCCGTTAACTTTATTAAACTGACTCGTGAACAGCAGCTGGAGGTTATCCATCGTACTTTCCACAAAGCGATTTAA